The sequence CGGCCACCGTGGCCCCGGAACTGACGGTAGCGATGCCCCCTCCTAACTCAAGAACCCGGCGGCCGAAGCGCGGCGTCAACCGGCTGGAGGCCAGGCTTGCCACGAACATGGCGACGGCCAGCGGCATGTACACCAGTCCAGCCTGGTAGGCCGGCAGCCCTGGTACTGCAACGGTGTTTGTGCTGATGGGGCAGCTCTATGGGCTGTGTCCGCGTCGTGTGTAGTGGCTGATGCGGGCCTGGTGTTGTCGTTTTCGGCGCCGGTGTGACCAGTGCAGGATGTGGTCGAGGGTGTGGGCTGGACCGGCCGTCACCTGGGGGCGGCGGGAGCCGGCGCCCGCCCCTACCGGCTGCTGCGCGACGCGAGGGCCGACAGTGGGCTGGTGGGCGTGGCTCGGATAACGCTGCGTGGCTGGGAGGGGCTGGCAGCGAGGGCCGGCTCGGCCACGGTAAAGGCTGGCCATGCCGAGCCGGTCGCCGCCGGTCAGCCGCCGCCGGTACCATCACCCTGTCGAAAATGGGTCTCCGGCATCCGGTTGTCGTGATTCAGCGGTTCCTTCGTCCCCAGGCGGGCCCAGACCAAGAACGTCCCCAGGCCCACAGCCAGCAGACCGACCGGAATGAGTGTTGCGAGAGCCCACTCGGGCATGCCGCCTCCCCCTTAGCGTCTCCTGACCCGTCCAGCGCCGTGCCACCACAGTAGAGCCCACCACTGACAACGAAGCCCAGTAAGGGCGAACGGCCCCTCATGCGAGGGGCCGCTTTGGGGAACGATGCAGGTCTGGAATGTATTTAACAGTCGGTAACTGGTGCTCTAAATGGCAGATTCGGCCCGAGGTCGTCGGCCTCACCGACCCCGACGGCTACGCCGTCCGCGGCCTGCACCCCCGCTGGCACACCGCCCTCACCCTGTGCTCCCGGCCCTCACCCTGTGCTCCCGGCCCGTTCGAGTTCTCACGCCGACGCCTGGGAAGGCCGAGCGGCCTTGCCGGGAACAGCAGGTCCTGCCGGAACTGTTGCACGGACCGGGGGACCGGTGTCGCACGGGTGGGAACAAGGTCATCCGCCCGACCGGATATCCGCGCCCCGAGTGCGCGGCACGCCGCCGCGTACTTGGACCAAGAATGGCTCGATGCCCCCACCGACTCCACCGACCCGACCCCCGACCGAGGGACGGGTGGGGCATCCTCCTGGCGGTGCAGTAGCGGCGACGTGCCAGAAAAGGCTGGTGGCGTGATGGGCCACGGCGCAACCAGGATCCGCGTCGACCGCTTCGGCACCCCCCAGAGGGGAGTCTCGCACTCTGCGCTGTGTCAGCGCCGGGCTCGCAGGTCTGAACCGGGGCTCTGTGCGCCGCTCGTCCATCGCCAGCGAGCTGACAAAGCAGTTGGCTGGGAGGCCGCACGCATCATTCAGTGGCTTTGTGCAGGAGTTCGGGTACGCCCTGGGCTGTTGCGTAGTTCTCAAAATCGGGGACGAGATCACGTACGAGTCGCACGCACCGTGGCGCGCCGATGCGCTGGGCGAGGTGAAGGGACTCCCGAGCTGCTGCGGCGGCGCGCTCCGGCTCTCGCAGATCAAGGTGGCTCTTCGCCTGGTAAGCGAGAAAGATTCGCTTGGTCTTGGACCGGCTCGGTGGCAGGAGCTTCTGTCCGTCCCTGATGAGTTGGTGAGCGCTGCGGATGTCGCCCAGCGACAGGAGGCTCTGCACGGAATCCACCGCCAGGTCCGCCTCGGACAACCATGCGGCCCAGGTCGGCACTGGTTCTCCGGATGCGGCGTTGAGCAGGTGTTCGGCAGCGGCGAGGGCGCGAAGGGTGCCGCGTCGCTCGCCTTGTGCGGCCAAGGCCCGGGCAAGCCGGAGCTGGAGCAGAGACCGGGCGGCCGGATGCCGTGTGCGGGAGAGTGCTCGTTCCAGGATGCCGGAGGCAGTACGGGGGTCGTTCCGCCAGGATGCCTGGTAGGCGAGGTTGTGGCCGGTGTTGAGGATTGACCACTGACCGGCGAGAAGGCTGCAGACCCTACTCGGGCTTGGGCTCTGCCAGGCTGATGAGCGTCTCGGCCAGGCGACGCATCGGATTCCACTCGCTCCCCAGGGCCGTCTCACCCCTTTCTGCTTCTCGGAGCATCTCCTTGATGCGCCCTTGGACATGGGGCTTGTTGACAAGCTCACCTTGGTAGTCGTTCATCGGGTCGATGTGGGTCTTCCAACGCACTGGGACCGGCTTGCCGTCCGGCCCGACCAGGCAGTCTTGGCCGAAGTAGAACTCCACGGAGCAGGCTCGACCCGTGACGTCATCGGTCGAAGCGCCAGAGGGACCGAGGGTCGGGTAGGACTGTGCGTAATCCAGATCGGGCAACCTGCAGACCCCGTAGTGGTCTGGGAGAGATGCGCTGGCCAGCTGTCTCTCTGCTTGACGGCCTGCTGTGTCGTTGTCCAGGATGCCGATCACTCGATTCATGACGCCTGCGGCAGCGAAGCTCCTCAAGTTCTTGACGACCTGATCTGTGCCGCCAGCAGCCTTTGTGCTCTCAAGATCCCAAAATTTGAAGTATCCAGCGATCTCCGGACGGACAAGCCGGAGCGCCCGGGGTATAACCTGCGCATCGAATTTCCCTTCGGTGATCACAATGATGGGGCCCGTGCTTGCAGTCATGGCGTTCAACTCGCGGACGGCTTGAGCAGACAGGTCTTCATAGCTGCTGCAGTAGCCAGCCGCCAGGAGGTCCGACAAGTCCATCGTCGCCCGGGTGTGCGATTCCTGACCGTGGAGAAGTGCGGCGAGGAAGAGCCTTGGATCATCGGCTTCGTACTCAAGGTATGAATCCAATTCCACCAAGCATGCCACCGCGATCGGATCTAGGTGAGCACCCCTCGGCCCGTCGTGATCGTATGACTTAATGTGGGCTGCGAGTCCGGTGTCGATCACTTGCTCGCAGGACATCTGG is a genomic window of Streptomyces sp. Edi2 containing:
- a CDS encoding HEPN/Toprim-associated domain-containing protein — translated: MGSAWRLLLGERLILWGKNDIPSRLMTVFQEEDKYMKADWAQKVDRLNSIPDSQAIPPELQEFQTWDGHYEDSADRFGYRSTVATVLTRLRLMGFTPEVSRRSMAETRRSRLKDDGQPEDILLVSSARGAPATPHQMSCEQVIDTGLAAHIKSYDHDGPRGAHLDPIAVACLVELDSYLEYEADDPRLFLAALLHGQESHTRATMDLSDLLAAGYCSSYEDLSAQAVRELNAMTASTGPIIVITEGKFDAQVIPRALRLVRPEIAGYFKFWDLESTKAAGGTDQVVKNLRSFAAAGVMNRVIGILDNDTAGRQAERQLASASLPDHYGVCRLPDLDYAQSYPTLGPSGASTDDVTGRACSVEFYFGQDCLVGPDGKPVPVRWKTHIDPMNDYQGELVNKPHVQGRIKEMLREAERGETALGSEWNPMRRLAETLISLAEPKPE